A portion of the Achromobacter sp. MFA1 R4 genome contains these proteins:
- a CDS encoding response regulator transcription factor, with protein MHPPRIRLGILDSHPLVLKGLTAIFEKCTDVEVLGTYDDSVALLDAMSSMHTEVVLMEYFLDDSHHDGAELIPILRRLHPDTRVVIFSASQDPGVAALALRLGAHGFVSKCAPEEVVLTALRRVHAGGQFIDPAIRHLLPDSLSPIFPVAAQRIRAGRRIQALLDSAKLSPSERVVLKTFVSGINVMEIAARLHKSPKTVSSQKAAAFRKLGVSSDSGLFRLISSTSEPY; from the coding sequence ATGCACCCGCCCCGCATACGGCTCGGCATCCTGGACAGCCATCCCCTGGTACTCAAAGGTCTCACCGCAATATTCGAAAAATGCACCGACGTCGAAGTGCTCGGCACGTACGACGACAGCGTGGCCCTGCTCGACGCGATGTCATCCATGCACACCGAGGTGGTGCTCATGGAATACTTCCTCGACGACTCCCATCACGATGGCGCCGAGCTCATTCCCATCCTGCGACGGCTGCATCCCGACACCCGCGTCGTCATCTTCTCCGCCTCGCAGGACCCCGGCGTTGCCGCCCTGGCCTTGCGCCTCGGCGCCCACGGCTTTGTCAGCAAGTGCGCGCCGGAAGAGGTCGTCCTCACCGCGCTGCGCCGCGTCCACGCCGGGGGGCAATTCATCGACCCCGCGATCCGGCACCTGCTGCCCGACAGCCTTTCCCCCATCTTTCCCGTCGCGGCGCAGCGCATCCGGGCCGGGCGGCGCATCCAGGCCTTGCTCGACAGCGCCAAGCTGTCCCCCAGCGAACGCGTCGTCCTCAAGACCTTCGTGTCGGGGATCAACGTGATGGAAATCGCGGCGCGCCTGCATAAAAGCCCCAAGACGGTCAGCTCGCAGAAGGCGGCCGCGTTCCGCAAGCTGGGCGTGTCATCGGATAGCGGGCTGTTCCGCCTGATCAGCAGCACCTCCGAACCCTACTGA
- the tssH gene encoding type VI secretion system ATPase TssH, which produces MTILRRVLFGKLNQRLFQSLESATAFCKLRGNPYVEVVHWLHQLLNQSDGDLQRILRHAGADPEVIDLHVREALASLPGGAGSVSDFSYQVEIAVERAWISATLQFNDSRIRGGWLIHALATDPELRRVLLGISPEFRKVPMDDLAAPLRGWIDGSPEAAGPETGQTAGQRPDGAAQDGAPGQDDLLAKFCTDLTARARDGGLDPVLSREIEIRAMVDVLMRRRQNNPLLTGEAGVGKTAVVEGLAIAIAQGVVPPMLAGARVLNVDIGAMLAGASVKGEFESRLKGLLDAAKRSAAMTILFIDEMHTLIGAGGQAGTGDAANLLKPMLARGDLRVIGATTWAEYKRYIEKDPALTRRFHMLQVAEPQIEQAVAMVRGLVPSFARHHGVLVRDDAVRAAVTLSQRYLPTRQLPDKAISLLDTACARVALSQHAPPKVLEHVQQRMLACESERALLDAEATVGLRDAAELAEIDARMAALRDEKAAIEHDWREQRAQVQALLARRAAALEGRPDGADPESASALAQAAQALRAQQGETPLVHPEVGDSAVAEIVADWTGIPVGRMLTDEITAVRNLQGALRARVIGQEQPIERIVQRVRTARAGLSDPQKPQGVFLLAGPSGVGKTETALALAEALYGGEQNLISINLSEYQEAHTVSGLRGAPPGYVGYGEGGVLTEAVRRRPYSVILLDEVEKAHSDVHELFFQVFDKGYMEDGDGRYIDFRNTVILLTTNVASELISTLCADEDAPPAFDGLRQAIEPDLLARFPAALLGRLTVIPYAPLRSDALASIVRLHLDRVVRRMSETLKSRLSYEQDVVDYVVAACRVDQTGARALIGHLEQHILPRLASLWMDAMADRKTLARVDILVQDKDAAPEAAFSFQPHLVDAN; this is translated from the coding sequence ATGACAATTCTTCGACGCGTCCTGTTCGGAAAACTCAATCAACGACTGTTCCAGAGCCTGGAATCGGCCACGGCATTCTGCAAATTACGGGGAAACCCGTACGTGGAAGTGGTCCACTGGCTGCATCAGCTGTTGAATCAATCGGATGGCGATCTGCAGCGCATCCTGCGTCACGCGGGAGCCGACCCCGAAGTCATCGACCTGCATGTGCGCGAGGCGCTGGCGTCGTTGCCCGGCGGCGCGGGATCGGTCAGCGACTTCTCCTATCAGGTCGAGATCGCGGTCGAGCGGGCGTGGATCAGCGCGACCCTGCAGTTCAACGACTCCCGCATCCGGGGCGGCTGGCTGATCCATGCGCTGGCCACCGATCCCGAATTGCGCCGGGTGCTGCTGGGCATTTCGCCCGAATTCCGCAAGGTGCCGATGGACGACCTGGCGGCGCCCCTGCGCGGCTGGATCGACGGGTCGCCCGAGGCCGCGGGGCCGGAGACGGGGCAGACAGCAGGGCAACGGCCGGACGGCGCCGCGCAGGACGGCGCGCCCGGCCAGGACGATCTCTTGGCCAAGTTCTGCACCGACCTCACCGCGCGGGCCCGCGACGGCGGCCTGGACCCGGTGCTCAGCCGCGAGATCGAGATTCGCGCCATGGTCGATGTGCTGATGCGCCGGCGCCAGAACAATCCGCTGCTGACCGGCGAGGCGGGCGTGGGCAAGACCGCGGTGGTCGAGGGCCTGGCGATCGCCATCGCGCAGGGGGTCGTGCCCCCGATGCTGGCGGGCGCGCGCGTGCTGAACGTGGACATCGGCGCCATGCTGGCGGGCGCCAGCGTGAAGGGCGAGTTCGAATCGCGCCTGAAGGGCCTGCTGGACGCGGCCAAGCGCTCGGCCGCCATGACCATCCTCTTCATCGATGAAATGCACACGCTGATCGGCGCGGGCGGCCAGGCCGGGACGGGCGACGCCGCCAACCTGCTCAAGCCCATGCTGGCGCGGGGCGACCTGCGCGTGATCGGGGCCACGACGTGGGCGGAATACAAGCGCTACATCGAAAAGGATCCCGCGCTGACGCGCCGGTTCCACATGCTGCAGGTGGCGGAACCGCAGATCGAGCAGGCCGTGGCCATGGTGCGTGGCCTGGTGCCCAGCTTCGCGCGCCATCACGGCGTGCTGGTCCGCGACGACGCGGTGCGGGCGGCGGTGACCCTGTCGCAGCGTTACCTGCCCACGCGGCAGCTGCCGGACAAGGCGATCAGCCTGCTCGACACCGCCTGCGCCCGGGTGGCGCTGTCGCAGCACGCCCCGCCCAAGGTGCTGGAGCACGTCCAGCAGCGCATGCTGGCCTGCGAGTCCGAGCGCGCGTTGCTGGATGCGGAGGCAACGGTCGGCCTGCGCGACGCCGCCGAACTGGCCGAGATCGATGCGCGCATGGCGGCGCTGCGGGACGAGAAGGCGGCCATCGAGCACGACTGGCGCGAGCAGCGCGCGCAGGTCCAAGCCCTCCTGGCGCGGCGCGCCGCCGCGCTCGAGGGCAGGCCGGACGGCGCGGACCCGGAATCGGCGTCCGCGCTGGCGCAAGCCGCGCAGGCCCTGCGTGCGCAGCAGGGCGAAACGCCGCTGGTCCATCCGGAGGTCGGCGACAGCGCGGTGGCGGAGATCGTCGCCGACTGGACCGGCATTCCCGTCGGGCGCATGCTCACCGACGAGATCACGGCCGTGCGCAATCTCCAAGGCGCCCTGCGCGCGCGGGTGATCGGGCAGGAGCAGCCCATCGAGCGCATCGTGCAGCGGGTGCGCACCGCCCGCGCGGGGCTGTCCGATCCGCAAAAGCCCCAAGGCGTTTTCCTGCTGGCCGGCCCCTCGGGCGTGGGCAAGACCGAAACCGCGCTCGCGCTGGCCGAAGCGCTGTATGGCGGCGAACAGAATCTCATCTCCATCAACCTCAGCGAATACCAGGAAGCGCACACCGTGTCGGGCCTGCGCGGCGCGCCGCCCGGGTACGTTGGCTACGGCGAAGGCGGGGTGCTGACCGAAGCGGTGCGCCGCCGGCCTTATTCCGTGATCCTGCTCGATGAGGTCGAGAAGGCGCACAGCGACGTGCACGAACTGTTCTTCCAGGTGTTCGACAAGGGCTACATGGAAGACGGCGACGGACGCTACATCGACTTTCGCAACACCGTCATCCTCCTGACGACCAACGTGGCCAGCGAGCTGATCTCCACGCTCTGCGCGGACGAGGACGCGCCGCCCGCGTTCGACGGCCTGCGACAGGCGATCGAGCCGGACCTGCTGGCGCGCTTTCCGGCGGCGCTGCTGGGCCGCCTGACCGTCATCCCCTACGCGCCGTTGCGCAGCGATGCGCTGGCCAGCATCGTGCGGCTGCACCTGGACCGCGTGGTGCGCCGTATGTCCGAAACATTGAAGTCGCGGCTTTCCTACGAGCAGGACGTGGTCGATTATGTGGTGGCCGCGTGCCGGGTCGACCAGACGGGCGCCCGCGCGCTGATCGGCCATCTCGAACAGCACATCCTGCCGCGCCTGGCGTCCCTCTGGATGGATGCCATGGCCGACCGCAAAACGCTGGCGCGCGTGGACATCCTGGTCCAGGACAAGGACGCGGCGCCGGAAGCCGCTTTTTCGTTTCAACCGCATCTGGTGGACGCAAACTGA
- a CDS encoding GntR family transcriptional regulator has translation MSKVLTLPTAAPIDGETLSDHIFRKIQSAIVKGEIAPGSKISEPELARIHGVSRGPLREALHRLEGQKLLVRVPHAGARVVSLSIQELVELYEIRESLEGTACRLAAKRMPPSEIEELRGVLEAHERDEAFQAGLGYYQQEGDYDFHYRIVKGSGNQMLFRMLCDELYQLARMYRIQYSTTPNRPRQAYAEHHRILDAIADGDGELAEMLMRRHIRASRINIEQQIAQSTPQRTEA, from the coding sequence ATGAGCAAAGTGCTCACCCTGCCGACGGCGGCGCCGATCGACGGCGAAACCCTGTCGGACCACATCTTCCGCAAGATCCAGTCCGCCATCGTCAAGGGCGAGATCGCCCCGGGCAGCAAAATTTCCGAGCCCGAGCTGGCACGCATCCACGGCGTCAGCCGCGGCCCGCTGCGCGAGGCCCTGCACCGCCTGGAAGGCCAGAAATTGCTGGTGCGCGTGCCGCACGCGGGCGCCCGGGTCGTGTCCCTGTCGATCCAGGAACTGGTCGAACTCTACGAAATCCGCGAATCCCTGGAAGGCACGGCCTGCCGGCTGGCGGCCAAGCGCATGCCGCCGTCTGAAATCGAGGAACTGCGCGGCGTGCTGGAAGCCCACGAACGCGACGAAGCCTTCCAGGCCGGCCTGGGCTACTACCAGCAGGAAGGGGATTACGATTTCCACTACCGCATCGTCAAGGGCAGCGGCAACCAGATGCTGTTTCGCATGCTCTGCGACGAGCTCTACCAACTGGCGCGGATGTACCGCATCCAGTATTCGACCACGCCCAACCGCCCGCGGCAGGCCTACGCCGAACACCACCGCATTCTCGACGCCATCGCCGACGGCGACGGCGAGCTGGCTGAAATGCTGATGCGCCGCCACATCCGCGCATCCCGCATCAATATCGAACAACAGATTGCGCAAAGCACCCCACAGCGCACGGAGGCATGA
- a CDS encoding RHS repeat domain-containing protein — protein MGCSTTLYGWDGDTLAWEGADDQIAHYLYEPGIFVPLAQAISRKPILLHRQPEYAGAYDIDRDPLRITSPAPDPVDALAWYHCDHLGTPQELTDAQGEIAWSAQYHAWGATKEAITDAARAAGIRNPIRFQGQYLDPETGLHYNRHRYYAPQIGRFISKDPIGFSGGLNIYQYAHNPIEWLDPLGLAGARGVLRAQNIPGGSQWGLSSGEGGRGITNAAVKAAYDNVPLTERSEYHGACAEADALSKAANAEGIETLDELKDLVQGGSSQTWRNDKKAKPMPACGSCAHVQRQLGIRDDCPTR, from the coding sequence ATGGGCTGCAGCACGACACTCTACGGCTGGGATGGCGACACCCTGGCATGGGAAGGCGCTGATGACCAGATCGCGCACTATCTCTACGAACCCGGAATTTTCGTGCCGCTGGCCCAGGCAATCAGCCGCAAACCCATTCTCCTGCACCGGCAACCGGAGTACGCCGGCGCCTATGACATCGACCGCGATCCGCTAAGGATAACCTCGCCCGCTCCAGACCCCGTGGACGCCCTCGCTTGGTATCACTGCGATCACCTGGGCACGCCGCAGGAACTGACGGACGCGCAAGGCGAGATCGCCTGGAGCGCGCAGTACCACGCGTGGGGCGCGACCAAAGAGGCCATCACCGATGCCGCCCGCGCGGCGGGAATCCGTAATCCGATCCGATTCCAGGGGCAGTATCTGGACCCCGAAACAGGCCTGCATTACAACCGCCATCGGTACTATGCTCCGCAGATCGGGCGGTTCATATCGAAGGATCCGATCGGATTTTCGGGTGGGCTGAACATTTATCAGTATGCCCATAACCCCATCGAATGGCTGGATCCGCTCGGGCTAGCGGGTGCTAGAGGTGTACTTCGCGCGCAGAACATACCGGGAGGTTCGCAATGGGGACTCAGCTCCGGCGAGGGCGGAAGAGGCATAACAAACGCTGCCGTTAAGGCAGCTTATGACAATGTTCCGCTGACTGAGCGAAGCGAATATCACGGGGCTTGCGCCGAAGCGGACGCGTTGAGTAAAGCCGCGAATGCCGAAGGGATAGAAACACTCGACGAACTGAAAGATCTGGTTCAAGGCGGATCTTCCCAAACCTGGCGCAACGACAAGAAAGCCAAACCCATGCCTGCTTGTGGCTCTTGCGCCCATGTCCAGCGGCAACTGGGAATCAGAGACGATTGCCCAACGAGATAA
- a CDS encoding response regulator transcription factor gives MSNPIRVIVADGHPVCVRGVQVEVAEMSHARVVASAQNSTQLFSVLLSQPCDVLVSDYVMSGESFGDGLGMLTLIQQRHPALKLIVLTSIDSPLVLQAVERLGVQGIVSKSDMTEHLRHAIQATWRGDRYRSPRIRGALEAGTGGAGAERASKLTPCEVEVVRLFLAGLTVGEIAEKFSRSKQTVSAQKRAAMRKLDVHSDSELVRYGVRNGLT, from the coding sequence ATGTCCAATCCGATCCGAGTCATCGTGGCCGACGGTCATCCCGTCTGCGTCAGGGGCGTGCAGGTCGAAGTCGCGGAGATGAGCCATGCCCGTGTCGTCGCAAGCGCCCAGAACTCGACGCAGCTCTTCAGCGTGCTGCTGAGCCAGCCGTGCGATGTGCTCGTGAGCGACTACGTCATGTCGGGCGAGAGCTTCGGCGACGGTCTGGGCATGCTGACGCTGATCCAGCAGCGGCATCCGGCGCTCAAGCTCATCGTGCTGACGTCGATCGACAGTCCGCTGGTGCTGCAGGCGGTGGAACGGCTGGGGGTGCAGGGCATTGTCAGCAAGTCCGACATGACCGAACACCTGCGCCATGCGATACAGGCCACCTGGCGCGGCGACCGGTATCGCTCGCCGCGGATACGCGGGGCGCTCGAGGCGGGGACCGGCGGCGCGGGCGCGGAACGCGCCAGCAAACTGACGCCGTGCGAAGTCGAGGTCGTGCGCCTGTTTCTCGCCGGCCTGACGGTTGGCGAAATCGCCGAGAAGTTCTCGCGCTCGAAGCAGACGGTCAGCGCGCAGAAGCGCGCCGCGATGCGCAAACTGGACGTGCATTCGGACAGCGAACTGGTCAGGTATGGCGTGCGCAACGGCCTGACCTGA
- the prpF gene encoding 2-methylaconitate cis-trans isomerase PrpF, with translation MAHAPQTKIAATYMRGGTSKGVFFKLDDLPESARVPGAARDALLLRVIGSPDPYGKQIDGMGAATSSTSKTVIVAKSTRPDHDVDYLFGQVSIDQPFVDWSGNCGNLSAAVGPFAITNGLVDPARIPQDGTAVVRIWQANIQKTIIAHVPITGGAVQETGDFELDGVTFPAAELRLEFMDPAEEGDGGSMFPTGNLVDNLEVPGVGTFKATMINSGIPTIFLQADALGYTGTELQEAINGDAAALARFETIRAHGALRMGLIKDIAEAASRQHTPKIAFVAPPKAYVSSSGKQIGTGDVDVLVRALSMGKLHHAMMGTASVAIATAAAVPGTLVNLAAGGGERDNVCFGHPSGTLRVGAQAQLVDGEWKVTKAIMSRSARVLMEGRVHVPREGF, from the coding sequence ATGGCACATGCTCCCCAAACCAAGATCGCGGCCACCTACATGCGCGGCGGCACCAGCAAAGGCGTGTTCTTCAAGCTGGACGACCTGCCCGAGTCCGCGCGCGTGCCCGGCGCCGCGCGCGACGCGCTGCTGCTGCGCGTGATCGGCAGCCCCGACCCCTACGGCAAGCAGATCGACGGCATGGGCGCCGCCACCTCCAGCACCAGCAAGACCGTCATCGTCGCCAAGAGCACGCGTCCCGACCATGACGTGGACTATCTCTTCGGCCAGGTCTCCATCGACCAGCCCTTCGTGGACTGGAGCGGCAACTGCGGCAACCTGTCCGCCGCGGTCGGCCCCTTCGCCATCACCAACGGCCTCGTCGATCCGGCCCGCATCCCGCAGGACGGCACCGCCGTGGTGCGCATCTGGCAGGCCAACATCCAGAAAACCATCATCGCGCACGTGCCCATCACCGGCGGCGCGGTGCAGGAGACGGGCGACTTCGAACTGGACGGCGTGACCTTCCCGGCCGCCGAACTGCGCCTGGAATTCATGGACCCGGCCGAGGAAGGCGACGGCGGTTCCATGTTCCCCACCGGCAACCTGGTCGACAACCTGGAAGTGCCGGGCGTGGGCACCTTCAAGGCCACGATGATCAACTCCGGCATCCCCACGATCTTCCTGCAAGCCGATGCCCTGGGCTACACCGGCACGGAACTGCAGGAAGCCATCAACGGCGACGCCGCCGCGCTGGCGCGCTTCGAGACCATCCGCGCCCACGGCGCGCTGCGCATGGGCCTCATCAAGGACATCGCCGAGGCCGCCAGCCGCCAGCACACCCCCAAGATCGCCTTCGTCGCCCCGCCCAAGGCCTACGTGTCGTCCAGCGGCAAGCAGATCGGCACGGGCGACGTCGACGTCCTGGTGCGCGCCCTGTCCATGGGCAAGCTGCACCACGCCATGATGGGCACGGCCTCCGTCGCCATCGCCACCGCGGCCGCCGTGCCCGGCACGCTGGTCAACCTGGCCGCGGGCGGCGGTGAACGCGACAACGTGTGCTTCGGCCACCCCTCAGGCACGCTGCGCGTGGGCGCGCAGGCGCAGCTGGTTGACGGCGAATGGAAAGTCACCAAGGCCATCATGAGCCGCAGCGCGCGGGTGCTGATGGAAGGGCGGGTGCATGTGCCGCGGGAGGGGTTTTGA
- the acnD gene encoding Fe/S-dependent 2-methylisocitrate dehydratase AcnD, with protein sequence MNKSYRKTLPGTRLDYFDARAAVDAIAPGAYDGLPYTSRVLAENLVRRCDPALLTDALKQLIERRRDLDFPWFPARVVCHDILGQTALVDLAGLRDAIADKGGDPAKVNPVVPVQLIVDHSLAVEYDGNDPDAFAKNRAVEDRRNEDRFHFIDWTKQAFENIEVVPPGNGIMHQINLERMSPVIYTQDGVAFPDTLVGTDSHTPHVDALGVIAIGVGGLEAENVMLGRASWMRLPDIVGVELTGRAQPGITATDIVLTLTEFLRKEKVVGAYLEFYGEGASSLTLGDRATISNMAPEYGATAAMFSIDQQTIDYLRLTGREDAQIALVETYAKTAGLWSDSLATAQYERVLRFDLSTVVRTLAGPSNPHRRLPVSDLAERGIAGVVENQPGLMPDGAVIIAAITSCTNTSNPRNVIAAGLLARNANRAGLARKPWVKSSLAPGSKAVQLYLEEAGLTQELEQLGFGVVAFACTTCNGMSGALDPKIQQEIIDRDLYATAVLSGNRNFDGRIHPYAKQAFLASPPLVVAYAIAGTIRFDIERDVLGVTADGREIRLKDIWPSDEEIDAMVKSAVKPEQFRKVYAPMFGIKDDRQTAVSPLYDWRPQSTYIRRPPYWEGALAGERTLRGMLPLAVLGDNITTDHLSPSNAILLDSAAGEYLHKMGLPEEDFNSYATHRGDHLTAQRATFANPKLFNEMVKNADGSVKQGSLARVEPEGQVMRMWEAIETYMNRKQPLIIVAGADYGQGSSRDWAAKGVRLAGVEAIVAEGFERIHRTNLIGMGVLPLEFKPGVNRKTLALDGTESYDVTGERKPRADLTLVIHRRNGSTEQVPVTCRLDTAEEVSIYEAGGVLQRFAQDFLEAASASGAGKLA encoded by the coding sequence ATGAACAAGTCGTATCGCAAGACCCTGCCCGGCACCCGCCTGGACTACTTCGACGCCCGCGCGGCCGTGGACGCCATTGCGCCCGGCGCGTATGACGGCCTGCCTTACACGTCGCGCGTCCTGGCCGAGAACCTGGTGCGCCGCTGCGATCCCGCGCTGCTCACCGATGCGCTCAAGCAGCTCATCGAGCGCCGCCGCGACCTGGATTTCCCGTGGTTTCCGGCGCGCGTCGTCTGTCATGACATCCTGGGCCAGACCGCGCTGGTGGACCTGGCCGGCCTGCGCGACGCCATCGCCGACAAGGGCGGCGACCCGGCCAAGGTCAACCCCGTGGTGCCCGTGCAGCTCATCGTCGACCACTCGCTCGCGGTGGAATACGACGGCAACGATCCGGACGCCTTCGCCAAGAATCGCGCGGTCGAAGACCGCCGCAACGAAGACCGCTTCCATTTCATCGACTGGACCAAACAGGCCTTCGAGAACATCGAAGTCGTCCCGCCGGGCAACGGCATCATGCACCAGATCAACCTGGAGCGGATGTCGCCCGTGATCTACACGCAGGACGGCGTGGCCTTCCCCGACACGCTGGTGGGCACCGACAGCCACACGCCGCACGTGGACGCGCTGGGCGTCATCGCCATCGGCGTGGGCGGCCTGGAAGCCGAAAACGTCATGCTGGGCCGCGCGTCATGGATGCGCCTGCCCGACATCGTCGGCGTCGAACTCACCGGCCGCGCCCAGCCCGGCATTACCGCCACCGACATCGTGCTGACCCTGACCGAATTCCTGCGCAAGGAAAAAGTCGTGGGCGCCTACCTGGAGTTCTACGGCGAAGGCGCCTCCAGCCTCACGCTGGGCGACCGCGCCACCATTTCAAACATGGCGCCCGAGTATGGCGCCACGGCCGCGATGTTCTCCATCGACCAGCAGACCATCGACTACCTGCGCCTGACCGGCCGCGAAGATGCGCAGATCGCGCTGGTGGAAACCTACGCCAAGACAGCGGGCCTGTGGTCCGACAGCCTGGCGACCGCGCAGTACGAGCGCGTGCTGCGCTTTGACCTGTCCACCGTGGTGCGCACCCTGGCCGGCCCGTCCAATCCGCATCGCCGCCTGCCGGTGTCCGACCTGGCCGAACGCGGCATCGCCGGCGTGGTCGAAAACCAGCCCGGCCTCATGCCCGACGGCGCCGTCATCATCGCGGCCATCACCAGCTGCACCAACACCAGCAACCCGCGCAACGTCATCGCCGCCGGCCTGCTGGCGCGCAACGCCAACCGCGCCGGCCTGGCGCGCAAGCCCTGGGTGAAGAGCTCGCTCGCGCCCGGCTCCAAGGCCGTGCAGCTCTATCTGGAAGAAGCCGGCCTCACGCAAGAGCTGGAGCAGCTGGGCTTTGGCGTCGTGGCGTTCGCCTGTACCACGTGCAACGGCATGTCCGGCGCGCTGGACCCGAAGATCCAGCAGGAAATCATCGACCGCGATCTCTACGCCACCGCCGTGCTGTCCGGCAACCGCAACTTCGACGGCCGCATCCACCCCTACGCCAAGCAGGCCTTCCTGGCCTCGCCGCCGCTGGTCGTGGCCTACGCCATCGCCGGCACCATCCGCTTCGACATCGAGCGCGACGTGCTGGGCGTAACCGCCGACGGCCGCGAAATCCGCCTGAAGGACATCTGGCCCAGCGACGAGGAAATCGACGCCATGGTCAAGTCCGCGGTCAAGCCGGAGCAGTTCCGCAAGGTCTATGCCCCGATGTTCGGCATCAAGGACGACCGCCAGACCGCCGTCAGCCCGCTGTACGACTGGCGCCCGCAAAGCACCTACATCCGCCGCCCGCCCTACTGGGAAGGCGCGCTCGCCGGCGAACGCACGCTGCGCGGCATGCTGCCGCTGGCCGTGCTGGGCGACAACATCACCACCGACCACCTGTCGCCGTCCAACGCCATCCTGCTGGACAGCGCCGCGGGCGAGTACCTGCACAAGATGGGCCTGCCCGAAGAGGACTTCAACTCCTACGCCACGCACCGCGGCGATCACCTGACCGCGCAGCGCGCCACCTTCGCCAATCCCAAGCTCTTCAACGAGATGGTCAAGAACGCCGACGGCAGCGTGAAGCAGGGCTCGCTGGCGCGCGTGGAGCCCGAAGGCCAGGTCATGCGCATGTGGGAAGCCATTGAAACCTACATGAACCGCAAGCAGCCGCTCATCATCGTGGCCGGCGCCGACTACGGCCAGGGCTCGTCGCGCGACTGGGCCGCCAAGGGCGTGCGCCTGGCCGGGGTCGAGGCCATCGTCGCCGAAGGCTTCGAACGCATCCACCGCACCAACCTCATCGGGATGGGCGTGCTGCCGCTGGAATTCAAGCCGGGCGTGAACCGCAAGACCCTGGCGCTGGACGGCACCGAAAGCTACGACGTGACCGGCGAACGCAAGCCGCGCGCGGACCTGACGCTGGTCATCCACCGCCGCAACGGCAGCACCGAGCAGGTCCCGGTGACCTGCCGCCTGGACACCGCCGAAGAAGTCTCGATCTACGAAGCCGGCGGCGTGCTGCAGCGCTTTGCGCAGGATTTCCTGGAGGCCGCCTCCGCCTCCGGCGCCGGCAAGCTCGCCTGA